In Microbacterium cremeum, a genomic segment contains:
- a CDS encoding xylulokinase, producing MTGMQQADVAAAIQDGRAVLGIELGSTRIKACLVLADDPSTVLAVGSHAWENRFVERLWTYTLEDVWTGLQAAYADLVADVRRTHGVGLDRLGAIGVSAMMHGYLAFDESGELLTAFRTWRNTNTDRAAAVLSELFGANIPLRWSVAHLYQAVLDEEPHIPDVRFLTTLAGYVHFRLTGRKVLGIGDASGMFPIDPATRDYDLGMIEKFDRLVADRAYGLHVSDLLPEVLVAGQPAGELTAEGAALLDPSGALQPGAVFCPPEGDAGTGMVATCSVAPRTGNVSAGTSIFAMVVLERPLQRVHHELDVVATPAGDLVAMVHCNNGASELAAWVGLFERFAGVTGGELDADEVFEALFREALDGDPDAGGLLAYNHLAGEPIAGLTEGRPLFVRTPDSRFTLANFMRAQLYGVFGTLALGMRVLETEGVALDRMFAHGGIFRTAGVAQRFLAGAIGAPVAVGETASEGGAWGIAVLAAYLSAAGEADLDAYLRERVFGGADFAIVEPDPEDVPGFAAYLSRYRAGLAVEAAAVRAL from the coding sequence ATGACCGGGATGCAGCAGGCCGACGTCGCGGCGGCGATCCAGGACGGACGCGCGGTGCTCGGGATCGAGCTCGGCTCCACCCGCATCAAGGCGTGCCTGGTGCTCGCCGACGACCCGTCGACCGTGCTCGCCGTCGGCAGCCACGCGTGGGAGAACCGCTTCGTCGAGCGCCTGTGGACGTACACGCTCGAGGACGTGTGGACCGGCCTGCAGGCCGCGTACGCCGACCTCGTCGCCGACGTGCGGCGGACCCACGGCGTCGGACTCGACAGGCTCGGCGCGATCGGCGTGTCGGCGATGATGCACGGCTACCTCGCGTTCGACGAGAGCGGCGAACTGCTCACGGCGTTCCGCACGTGGCGCAACACCAACACCGACCGGGCTGCGGCGGTGCTGTCGGAGCTGTTCGGGGCCAACATTCCGCTGCGCTGGTCGGTCGCGCATCTCTACCAGGCGGTGCTCGACGAGGAGCCCCACATCCCCGACGTGCGCTTCCTCACGACGCTCGCCGGCTACGTCCACTTCAGGCTCACCGGGCGCAAGGTGCTCGGCATCGGCGACGCGTCGGGCATGTTCCCGATCGACCCGGCCACCCGCGACTACGACCTCGGCATGATCGAGAAGTTCGACCGGCTCGTGGCGGATCGCGCGTACGGGCTGCACGTCTCGGACCTGCTCCCCGAGGTGCTCGTCGCGGGGCAGCCTGCCGGCGAGCTCACCGCCGAGGGCGCCGCGCTGCTCGACCCCAGCGGTGCGCTGCAGCCGGGCGCGGTGTTCTGCCCGCCCGAGGGCGACGCCGGCACCGGCATGGTGGCGACCTGCTCGGTCGCCCCGCGCACCGGCAACGTGAGCGCGGGCACGAGCATCTTCGCGATGGTCGTGCTCGAGCGGCCGCTCCAGCGCGTGCACCACGAGCTCGATGTGGTGGCGACGCCGGCGGGCGACCTGGTGGCGATGGTCCACTGCAACAACGGGGCGAGCGAGCTGGCCGCGTGGGTCGGCCTGTTCGAGCGGTTCGCCGGGGTGACCGGCGGCGAGCTCGACGCCGACGAGGTGTTCGAGGCCCTCTTCCGCGAGGCGCTGGACGGCGACCCGGATGCCGGGGGCCTGCTGGCCTACAACCACCTGGCCGGCGAGCCCATCGCCGGCCTCACCGAGGGCCGGCCGCTGTTCGTGCGCACGCCCGACAGCCGCTTCACCCTCGCGAACTTCATGCGGGCGCAGCTGTACGGCGTGTTCGGCACGCTCGCCCTCGGGATGCGCGTGCTCGAGACGGAGGGTGTCGCGCTCGATCGGATGTTCGCGCACGGCGGCATCTTCCGCACCGCGGGAGTCGCGCAGCGGTTCCTCGCCGGTGCGATCGGTGCGCCGGTCGCCGTCGGCGAGACCGCTTCGGAAGGCGGTGCCTGGGGCATCGCGGTGCTCGCGGCGTACCTGTCGGCCGCGGGCGAGGCAGACCTCGACGCGTACCTGCGCGAGCGCGTGTTCGGCGGCGCCGACTTCGCGATCGTCGAGCCCGACCCCGAGGACGTGCCCGGGTTCGCCGCCTACCTCTCGCGGTACCGCGCGGGGCTCGCCGTCGAGGCCGCGGCCGTCCGCGCCCTCTAG
- a CDS encoding ABC transporter permease: MNRVKTALRTPWFWGIVGIALLLLINSIKNPAYLALSINPTTGMLTGNVLDILRVSAPIIMIALGMTFVIATGGIDLSVGSMMAVGGAVAMETLRSLDGSSPIGAMFAAIGLAVVLAMVLGAINGFLVSVVGLQPFITTLIMMLAARGIARVVTGGQNTNATNEPFRLLANGQIFGIPTSFVLAIAIVLLIALAMRRTALGLMIESIGINPHASRLAGIRPRPILFGVYVLSAALAAVGGLFSVSEVMTVSVGGTGNLMELDAILAVVIGGTSLAGGKFSIVGSTVGALLIATLNKTVLFLGIPAAATPAFKAVVIIVLVLLQSERVRSWAFGGSSRRSSGPTRPAAEQGTPPVSKEVVA, from the coding sequence ATGAATCGCGTGAAGACCGCGCTGCGCACGCCCTGGTTCTGGGGCATCGTCGGCATCGCGCTGCTGCTGCTGATCAACTCGATCAAGAACCCGGCGTACCTCGCGCTCAGCATCAACCCGACGACGGGAATGCTCACGGGCAACGTGCTCGACATCCTGCGCGTGTCGGCGCCGATCATCATGATCGCGCTCGGCATGACGTTCGTCATCGCCACGGGCGGGATCGACCTCTCCGTCGGTTCGATGATGGCGGTCGGCGGGGCGGTCGCCATGGAGACGCTTCGCAGCCTGGACGGATCGTCACCCATCGGCGCGATGTTCGCGGCGATCGGCCTGGCGGTCGTGCTCGCGATGGTCCTCGGCGCGATCAACGGCTTCTTGGTGTCGGTCGTCGGGCTGCAACCGTTCATCACGACGCTGATCATGATGCTCGCCGCCCGCGGGATCGCCCGCGTCGTGACCGGCGGGCAGAACACCAACGCCACGAACGAGCCCTTCCGCCTTCTCGCGAACGGACAGATCTTCGGCATCCCGACCAGCTTCGTGCTCGCCATCGCGATCGTCCTGCTCATTGCGCTCGCGATGCGCCGCACGGCGCTCGGTCTCATGATCGAGTCCATCGGGATCAACCCGCACGCGAGCCGGCTCGCCGGTATCCGGCCCCGGCCCATCCTGTTCGGCGTCTATGTCCTCTCCGCTGCACTCGCCGCGGTCGGCGGCCTGTTCAGCGTCTCGGAAGTGATGACGGTGAGCGTAGGCGGCACGGGCAACCTGATGGAGCTCGATGCGATCCTCGCCGTCGTCATCGGCGGCACCTCGCTCGCCGGTGGCAAGTTCTCCATCGTGGGATCCACCGTCGGGGCGCTCCTCATCGCGACCCTGAACAAGACCGTGCTCTTCCTCGGCATCCCTGCCGCCGCGACGCCGGCCTTCAAGGCCGTCGTCATCATCGTCCTCGTGCTGCTGCAGTCGGAGCGCGTGCGCTCGTGGGCCTTCGGCGGCTCGTCACGCAGATCCAGCGGGCCGACTCGACCCGCAGCGGAACAGGGCACGCCGCCCGTCTCGAAGGAGGTCGTCGCATGA
- a CDS encoding sugar ABC transporter ATP-binding protein has product MIEPIAIVEVRNASISFPGVKALDDVSFRLLPGEVHTLMGENGAGKSTLIKALTGVYQIDSGEIVVAGQVRHFNSTASAQAAGISTVYQEVNLCTNLTIGENVMLGHEVHDWTGVNWRKTYARAREALARMGLGDLDPRAPLSSISIALQQLVAISRAMVTNSKVLILDEPTSSLDANEVEVLFDVIRRLRDQGVAILFVSHFLDQVYAISDRITVLRNGKFVGEYLKRDLDRTQLISKMIGKDFEALRALGSNRQTQQRDRSVTPLFAAEDLGRKGAIEPTNLEIHAGEVVGFAGLLGAGRTELARLIAGADKADTGAIRVRGKKVSLNSPVAGLAHGIAYSTENRREDGIVGDLSVRENIMLAVQARRGWLRRVPAREVDQLVKTYMARFSVRPNDPDRPIRLLSGGNQQKVLLGRWLATNPHLLLLDEPTRGIDVGAKADIQETVAELAEGGMGVVFISSELEEVVRLSERIVILKDHEKVGEVVNGPEVTAESIVSVIATESGNVAEKTVDALADEVVAGESAANHEGSAS; this is encoded by the coding sequence ATGATTGAACCGATCGCGATCGTCGAGGTCCGAAACGCGTCCATCAGCTTTCCGGGAGTGAAGGCGCTCGACGACGTCAGCTTCCGGCTGCTTCCCGGTGAAGTCCACACCCTCATGGGGGAGAACGGCGCCGGAAAGTCCACTCTCATCAAGGCGCTCACCGGCGTCTACCAGATCGACTCCGGCGAGATCGTCGTGGCCGGACAGGTGAGGCACTTCAACAGCACCGCATCCGCTCAGGCGGCGGGAATCTCCACCGTGTACCAGGAGGTCAACCTGTGCACGAACCTCACCATCGGTGAGAACGTCATGCTCGGGCACGAGGTGCACGATTGGACGGGCGTCAACTGGCGCAAGACCTATGCCCGCGCCCGTGAAGCCCTCGCCCGGATGGGTCTCGGCGACCTCGACCCTCGCGCACCCCTGTCATCGATCTCCATCGCGCTGCAGCAGCTCGTCGCCATCAGCCGCGCGATGGTCACCAACTCCAAGGTGCTCATCCTCGATGAGCCCACCTCCAGCCTCGATGCGAACGAGGTCGAGGTGCTCTTCGACGTGATCCGCCGCCTCCGCGACCAGGGTGTTGCGATCCTCTTCGTCTCGCACTTCCTCGACCAGGTCTACGCGATCAGCGACCGCATCACGGTCCTGCGGAACGGCAAGTTCGTCGGCGAGTACCTCAAGCGCGACCTCGACCGCACGCAACTCATCTCGAAGATGATCGGCAAGGACTTCGAGGCGCTCCGCGCCCTCGGCTCCAACCGGCAGACGCAGCAGCGCGACCGCAGCGTCACTCCGCTCTTCGCCGCCGAAGACCTCGGTCGCAAGGGAGCGATCGAGCCCACGAACCTCGAGATCCACGCCGGCGAGGTCGTCGGGTTCGCCGGGCTCCTGGGGGCCGGCCGCACCGAGCTCGCCAGGCTCATCGCCGGGGCTGACAAGGCAGACACCGGGGCGATCCGGGTCCGTGGCAAGAAGGTCTCGCTGAACTCTCCCGTCGCAGGGCTCGCGCACGGCATCGCCTACTCCACGGAGAACCGCCGCGAAGACGGCATCGTGGGGGATCTGAGCGTCCGCGAGAACATCATGCTCGCCGTCCAGGCCCGGCGCGGCTGGCTCCGCCGTGTCCCCGCCCGCGAGGTCGATCAGTTGGTGAAGACGTACATGGCGCGGTTCAGCGTCCGCCCGAACGACCCCGACCGTCCCATTCGCCTGCTCTCGGGCGGCAACCAGCAGAAGGTGCTGCTCGGCCGCTGGCTGGCCACCAACCCGCACCTGCTCCTGCTGGACGAGCCGACGCGCGGTATCGACGTCGGCGCCAAGGCCGACATCCAGGAGACCGTCGCCGAACTCGCCGAAGGCGGGATGGGCGTGGTGTTCATCTCCTCCGAGCTGGAAGAGGTGGTTCGACTCTCCGAGCGGATCGTCATCCTCAAGGACCACGAGAAGGTCGGTGAAGTCGTCAACGGGCCCGAAGTCACCGCCGAGAGCATCGTCTCGGTCATCGCCACAGAGTCCGGCAATGTGGCGGAGAAGACCGTCGATGCGCTTGCCGACGAGGTGGTCGCCGGTGAATCCGCCGCCAACCATGAAGGGAGCGCGTCATGA
- a CDS encoding ABC transporter permease produces the protein MSSTRTLAEAIPPVPNLAETKNTAVAGGLARLWERNQTLIPTLAALVLLFGMLIYAEVAYGRVFHAGTMSSLLISFAPTIILAVGMTIVIVSGGIDLSVGAVVAFSSVAGVMLMNIGIDGWASMVLMILFGALFGVIAGVMVQYFSVQPFIATLAMMFLARGLASMLSTTPIQAPENSPIHLLATDWKLIDGPKVNDLTITPGLIIAVLVVLGGMFYMHRSRSGRTVYAIGGNESSAGLMGLPVARTRVGIYIISGALAGLAAVVYTAEVGGKAQNVTGIGWELDAIAAVVIGGTLLTGGYGYILGSVVGVFVIAAMRLIITKDGTINPEYLTIITGGVLLVFVLLQRVLTRRRAS, from the coding sequence ATGAGCTCTACGCGCACGCTCGCCGAAGCAATACCCCCCGTCCCCAACCTGGCGGAGACCAAGAACACCGCGGTCGCCGGTGGTCTGGCTCGCCTCTGGGAGCGCAATCAGACGCTGATCCCGACCCTCGCCGCGCTCGTGCTGCTGTTCGGCATGCTCATCTACGCCGAGGTGGCGTACGGCCGGGTGTTCCACGCGGGAACCATGTCGAGCCTCCTCATCAGCTTCGCACCCACGATCATCCTGGCCGTCGGAATGACGATCGTCATCGTCTCGGGCGGAATCGACCTGTCCGTCGGTGCCGTCGTCGCCTTCAGCTCGGTCGCCGGCGTGATGCTCATGAACATCGGCATCGACGGCTGGGCATCGATGGTCCTCATGATCCTGTTCGGTGCGCTCTTCGGCGTGATCGCAGGCGTCATGGTCCAGTACTTCAGCGTGCAGCCCTTCATCGCGACGCTGGCGATGATGTTCCTGGCCCGCGGACTGGCCTCGATGCTCTCGACCACGCCCATCCAGGCGCCCGAGAACTCGCCCATCCACCTGCTGGCCACCGACTGGAAGCTCATCGACGGGCCCAAGGTCAACGACCTCACCATCACCCCCGGCCTGATCATCGCCGTGCTGGTGGTGCTGGGCGGGATGTTCTACATGCACCGCAGCCGCAGCGGGCGCACGGTCTACGCCATCGGCGGCAACGAGTCGTCGGCGGGTCTGATGGGCTTGCCGGTCGCGCGGACGCGGGTGGGGATCTACATCATCTCGGGCGCGCTGGCCGGCCTCGCGGCGGTGGTCTACACCGCTGAAGTCGGCGGCAAGGCGCAGAACGTCACCGGCATCGGCTGGGAGCTCGACGCGATCGCGGCCGTCGTCATCGGCGGAACACTGCTCACGGGCGGCTACGGCTACATCCTCGGCTCCGTCGTCGGCGTGTTCGTGATCGCCGCCATGCGTCTCATCATCACGAAGGACGGCACGATCAACCCCGAATACCTCACGATCATCACGGGCGGCGTTCTGCTCGTGTTCGTGCTGCTGCAGCGCGTTCTCACGCGGCGGAGGGCAAGCTGA
- a CDS encoding L-ribulose-5-phosphate 4-epimerase — protein sequence MAALTPEVQASVDAVREDVAKLHGELVRYGLVVWTGGNVSGRVPGADLFVIKPSGVSYDDLAPENMILCDLDGNVIPGTPGSDRSPSSDTAAHAYVYRNMPDVGGVVHTHSTYAVAWAARGEEIPCVITAMADEFGGPIPIGPFAIIGDDSIGRGIVETLSGHRSRAVLMQNHGPFTIGTSAKDAVKAAVMVEDVARTVHLAREAGPLIPIPQDAIDRLYDRYQNVYGQTGDERR from the coding sequence ATGGCAGCTCTCACACCCGAGGTCCAGGCATCCGTCGACGCCGTCCGCGAGGACGTCGCGAAGCTCCACGGCGAGCTCGTCCGGTACGGGCTCGTCGTCTGGACCGGCGGCAACGTCTCGGGCCGCGTGCCCGGCGCCGACCTGTTCGTCATCAAGCCCTCGGGCGTCTCGTACGACGACCTCGCGCCCGAGAACATGATCCTGTGCGACCTCGACGGCAACGTCATCCCCGGCACGCCCGGCAGCGACCGGTCGCCGTCGAGCGACACCGCGGCGCACGCGTACGTGTATCGGAACATGCCCGACGTCGGGGGAGTCGTGCACACGCACTCCACCTACGCGGTGGCGTGGGCGGCGCGCGGCGAGGAGATCCCGTGCGTCATCACGGCGATGGCCGACGAGTTCGGCGGACCCATCCCGATCGGACCGTTCGCGATCATCGGCGACGACTCGATCGGCCGCGGCATCGTCGAGACGCTCTCGGGCCACCGCTCCCGTGCCGTGCTGATGCAGAATCACGGCCCCTTCACGATCGGCACCTCGGCCAAGGACGCGGTCAAGGCCGCGGTCATGGTGGAGGACGTGGCCCGCACCGTGCACCTCGCCCGTGAGGCGGGTCCGCTGATCCCCATCCCGCAGGACGCGATCGACCGCCTGTACGACCGGTACCAGAACGTCTACGGGCAGACCGGGGACGAGAGGCGATGA